In Antennarius striatus isolate MH-2024 chromosome 10, ASM4005453v1, whole genome shotgun sequence, one DNA window encodes the following:
- the LOC137602355 gene encoding endothelin receptor type B-like, whose amino-acid sequence MAHKRPRMRVAAFLCFLMVVEVGASRFIRDSQVGSKFSESPKSNDSVPHSPLQPPRPRGPYPPMCVKPTEIKYAFKYVNTVVSCLIFVVGIIGNSTLLRIIYKNKCMRNGPNVLIGSLALGDLLYIVIAIPINVYKLLAEDWPFGVYICKLMPFIQKASVGITVLSLCALSIDRYHAVTSWSRVKGIGIPLWKAVEVTLIWLVAVLLAVPEAMAFDMLELPYRGNKLRVCLLHPEQTTNFMKFYQNVKDWWLFGFYFCFPLVCTGIFYTLMSCEMLSRKKGMRIALNDHMKQRREVAKTVFCLVLIFALCWLPLHLSRILKKTIYNQNDPNRCELLSFLLVMDYIGINMASLNSCINPIALYFVSKKFKNCFQSCLCCWCYRTSPLDERGSGGRWKGSCNGNGLDCSSSRSSSSQRYTSTS is encoded by the exons aTGGCCCATAAACGTCCGAGGATGAGGGTCGctgcttttttgtgtttcctgatgGTCGTTGAAGTTGGAGCCTCTCGGTTCATCCGTGACTCCCAGGTCGGCTCCAAGTTTTCGGAGTCGCCTAAGAGCAATGACTCCGTCCCACATTCACCACTACAGCCACCTCGGCCGCGGGGGCCCTACCCCCCGATGTGCGTAAAACCCACAGAAATCAAGTACGCCTTCAAGTACGTGAACACGGTGGTGTCCTGCCTGATCTTTGTGGTGGGGATCATCGGCAACTCAACGCTGCTCAGGATCATATATAAGAATAAGTGCATGAGGAATGGACCCAATGTCCTGATTGGCAGCCTGGCACTGGGGGACCTGCTTTACATCGTCATCGCCATCCCCATCAACGTTTACAAG TTATTGGCTGAGGACTGGCCGTTTGGCGTCTATATCTGTAAGCTGATGCCGTTCATCCAGAAAGCTTCAGTGGGAATCACCGTCCTGAGCCTGTGTGCTCTCAGCATTGACCG ctacCATGCAGTGACATCTTGGAGCAGGGTGAAGGGGATAGGGATCCCTTTGTGGAAAGCGGTGGAGGTGACTCTGATCTGGCTGGTTGCCGTGCTGCTCGCCGTCCCCGAGGCGATGGCCTTCGACATGTTGGAATTGCCTTACAGAGGCAACAAGCTGCGAGTGTGTCTGCTGCATCCGGAGCAGACCACCAACTTTATGAAG TTCTACCAGAATGTGAAGGACTGGTGGCTGTTTGGCTTCTATTTCTGCTTCCCACTGGTCTGCACAGGAATCTTCTACACGCTCATGTCTTGTGAAATGCTCAGTCGCAAAAAAGGCATGAGAATTGCTCTCAACGACCACATGAAACAG CGGAGGGAAGTAGCGAAAACCGTGTTCTGCCTGGTGTTGATTTTCGCTCTCTGCTGGCTGCCCCTTCATCTCAGCCGTATTCTGAAGAAAACAATCTACAACCAAAATGACCCCAACCGCTGTGAACTGCTCAG CTTCCTCTTAGTGATGGATTACATCGGCATCAACATGGCCTCGTTAAATTCCTGCATTAACCCGATCGCCCTCTACTTTGTTAGCAAGAAGTTTAAAAATTGCTTCCAG TCTTGCCTGTGCTGCTGGTGCTACAGGACATCTCCCCTGGATGAAAGAGGTTCAGGAGGTCGCTGGAAGGGCTCCTGTAACGGGAACGGACTGGACTGCTCCAGCTCTCGCTCCAGCTCCAGTCAGAGATACACAAGCACTtcttaa
- the polr1d gene encoding DNA-directed RNA polymerases I and III subunit RPAC2 isoform X1, with protein MAGEGEKKPVLEMVQADGADEGCVTFVMHDEDHTLGNSLRYMIMKTVDVEFCGYTITHPSESKINFRIQTRGGLPATEPLRRGLNELTDVCQHVLNTFQARVSEFKERQEEPMD; from the exons ATGGCCGGTGAAGGAGAGAAGAAACCCGTGCTAGAAATG GTCCAGGCTGATGGGGCTGATGAGGGCTGTGTGACGTTTGTGATGCATGATGAGGACCACACGTTGGGGAACTCGCTTAGATACATGATCATGAAGAC agTGGATGTGGAATTTTGCGGGTACACCATCACCCATCCGTCTGAGAGCAAAATCAACTTTCGTATCCAGACTAGAG GGGGGCTTCCAGCCACAGAACCGCTGCGTAGAGGCCTGAATGAGCTCACTGATGTCTGCCAACATGTTCTCAACACCTTTCAG GCCCGAGTTAGTGAGTTCAAAGAGAGGCAGGAAGAGCCCATGGACTGA
- the polr1d gene encoding DNA-directed RNA polymerases I and III subunit RPAC2 isoform X2 translates to MAGEGEKKPVLEMVQADGADEGCVTFVMHDEDHTLGNSLRYMIMKTVDVEFCGYTITHPSESKINFRIQTRGGLPATEPLRRGLNELTDVCQHVLNTFQVVPQKNPWFV, encoded by the exons ATGGCCGGTGAAGGAGAGAAGAAACCCGTGCTAGAAATG GTCCAGGCTGATGGGGCTGATGAGGGCTGTGTGACGTTTGTGATGCATGATGAGGACCACACGTTGGGGAACTCGCTTAGATACATGATCATGAAGAC agTGGATGTGGAATTTTGCGGGTACACCATCACCCATCCGTCTGAGAGCAAAATCAACTTTCGTATCCAGACTAGAG GGGGGCTTCCAGCCACAGAACCGCTGCGTAGAGGCCTGAATGAGCTCACTGATGTCTGCCAACATGTTCTCAACACCTTTCAG GTGGTACCGCAGAAGAATCCCTGGTTTGTCTGA
- the sybl1 gene encoding vesicle-associated membrane protein 7: MAILFAVVARGTTILAKHAWCGGNFLEVTEQILAKIPSENNKLTYSHGSYLFHYVCHDRIIYLCITDDDFERSRAFSFLSEVKKRFQTTYGSRAQTALPYAMNSEFSSTLAAQMKHHSDPRVTDRVTETQMQVDDLKGIMVRNIDLVAQRGEKLELLIDKTENLVDSSVTFKTTSRNLARAMCMKNLKLTLVIVLVFLTVVYIIVTAACGGLSWPTCVRK, from the exons ATGGCAATCCTGTTTGCTGTGGTGGCTCGTGGAACCACCATCCTGGCAAAGCATGCCTGGTGCGGCGGCAACTTTCTGGAAGTCACTGAACAAATATTGGCCAAAATCCCATCAGAGAATAACAAATTGACCTACAGCCACGGCAG CTATCTTTTCCATTATGTCTGCCATGACCGAATAATATATCTGTGTATCACGGATGAT GACTTTGAAAGGTCGCGTGCCTTCAGCTTCCTTAGTGAAGTCAAAAAGCGCTTCCAGACGACGTACGGGTCCCGAGCACAAACAGCACTGCCTTATGCCATGAACAGTGAGTTCTCCTCAACGCTGGCAGCTCAGATG AAACACCATTCAGATCCAAGAGTAACCGATCGTGTCACTGAGACTCAGATGCAAGTGGATGACCTGAAGGGCATTATGGTTCGTAACATCG ACTTGGTTGCTCAGCGGGGAGAAAAGTTGGAATTGCTTATTGACAAGACGGAAAATCTGGTTGATTCG TCGGTCACATTTAAGACTACAAGCCGTAACCTGGCACGAGCCATGTGTATGAAGAACCTTAAGCTGACTCTTGTCATCGTGCTGGTGTTCCTG ACGGTCGTTTACATTATTGTGACTGCTGCCTGTGGAGGTCTCAGCTGGCCCACTTGCGTCAGGAAATGA